The Neovison vison isolate M4711 chromosome 10, ASM_NN_V1, whole genome shotgun sequence genome has a segment encoding these proteins:
- the LOC122918663 gene encoding calcyclin-binding protein, whose protein sequence is MASALEELQKDLEEVKVLLEKTSRKRVRDALTAEKSKIETEIKNKMQQKSQRKAELLDNEKPAAVVAPITTGYTVKISNYGWDQSDKFVKIYITLTGVHQVPTENVQVHFTERSFDLLVKNLNGKSYSMIVNNLLKPISVEGSSKKVKTDTVLILCRKKAENTRWDYLTQVEKECKEKEKPSYDTETDPSEGLMNVLKKIYEDGDDDMKRTINKAWVESREKQAKGDTEF, encoded by the exons ATGGCTTCAGCGTTGGAAGAG CTACAGAAAGATCTAGAAGAGGTAAAGGTGTTGCTGGAAAAGACCTCTAGAAAAAGAGTACGTGATGCCCTTACAGCTGAAAAATCCAAGATTGAGACAGAGATCAAGAACAAGATGCAGCAGAAATCACAGAGAAAAGCAGAACTTCTTGACAATGAAAAGCCAGCTGCTGTGGTTGCTCCCATTACAACAGGATATACAGTGAAAATCAGTAATTACG GATGGGATCAGTCAGATAAGTTTGTGAAAATCTACATTACCTTAACTGGAGTTCATCAAGTCCCCACTGAGAACGTGCAGGTGCACTTCACAGAGAG GTCATTTGATCTTTTGGTAAAGAATCTAAATGGGAAGAGTTACTCCATGATTGTGAACAATCTTTTAAAACCCATCTCTGTGGAAGGCAGTTCAAAAAAA GTCAAGACAGATACTGTTCTTATCTTATgtagaaagaaagcagaaaacacaCGGTGGGACTACTTGACTCAGGTTGAAAAAgaatgcaaagagaaaga aaaGCCCTCCTATGACACTGAAACAGATCCTAGTGAGGGATTAATGAATGTTCTAAAGAAAATTTATGAAGATGGAGATGATGATATGAAGCGAACCATTAATAAAGCCTGGGTGGAATCAAGAGAGAAGCAAGCCAAAGGAGACACAGAATTTTAA